One genomic region from Granulimonas faecalis encodes:
- a CDS encoding putative ABC transporter permease, with amino-acid sequence MILRQAKAKDPAKGAGDESGVDALTSRSQLLARRGQVERRIKDLGREQASLVRERRTLDRRIALCERDRLADAVYGPVAPEPPDEATPTPAEVDAAGEGILKRDGTRRKPRFVTLLGHTVSVTAASYAVLLLVAGVFLVPLFGTLASEAIFDVARGGVRGNLDVTVVVFVVESVLMLALAAGLFAMALRILQGDSAHRLALCEGCILLLTGVILCHVMVFGMTSVLIVYGLLAALLVALHSYWDPELALERANRRTDTESLKAMVFSKDERTTIPGRRSGTGYITLNFFNLFWIFTIASVLGLIVETVYFFIGNHWWMDRAGMLWGPFSPIYGFGACLMTIALNHFHNRPVPVIFLVSAVIGGAFEFFTSWFMQYAFGVTAWNYSGTFLNIDGRTNFFYMCCWGLLGLVWVKLLLPVMLYFIKRIPWGWRYTLTTICAIFIIFDGVATLTTLDCWYLREAGVPQTNPIERFCAVHYDNEYMADRFQTMTMEVSSSARTQ; translated from the coding sequence ATGATCCTCAGGCAGGCGAAGGCGAAAGACCCGGCCAAGGGTGCCGGCGACGAGTCCGGCGTGGACGCCCTCACGAGCCGTTCCCAGCTCCTCGCCCGTCGCGGGCAGGTGGAGCGCCGCATCAAGGATCTCGGCCGCGAGCAGGCGTCCCTGGTGAGGGAGCGCCGGACGCTCGACCGCCGCATCGCCCTGTGCGAGCGCGACCGCCTCGCCGACGCCGTCTACGGGCCCGTGGCCCCGGAGCCCCCCGACGAGGCCACCCCCACGCCCGCCGAGGTCGACGCCGCCGGCGAGGGCATCCTCAAGCGCGACGGCACCCGCAGGAAGCCCCGCTTCGTGACGCTGCTCGGCCATACCGTGTCGGTCACGGCCGCCAGCTACGCCGTGCTGCTCCTCGTGGCCGGCGTCTTCCTCGTCCCGCTGTTCGGCACCCTCGCCTCCGAAGCCATCTTCGACGTGGCCCGCGGCGGCGTGCGTGGCAACCTCGACGTCACCGTCGTGGTGTTCGTCGTGGAGTCGGTGCTCATGCTCGCCCTCGCGGCGGGGCTCTTCGCCATGGCGCTGCGCATCCTCCAGGGCGACAGCGCCCATCGCCTGGCCCTTTGCGAGGGCTGCATCCTCCTGCTCACGGGCGTCATCCTCTGCCACGTGATGGTGTTCGGCATGACGAGCGTGCTCATCGTCTACGGGCTCCTCGCCGCCCTGCTCGTGGCCCTGCACTCCTACTGGGACCCGGAGCTCGCCCTCGAGCGCGCCAACCGCCGCACCGACACCGAGTCGCTCAAGGCCATGGTCTTCTCCAAGGACGAGCGCACCACCATCCCCGGCAGGCGCTCGGGCACCGGCTACATCACGCTGAACTTCTTCAACCTGTTCTGGATCTTCACCATCGCGTCGGTCCTCGGCCTCATCGTCGAGACGGTCTACTTCTTCATCGGGAACCACTGGTGGATGGACCGCGCCGGCATGCTGTGGGGCCCGTTCTCGCCCATCTACGGCTTCGGCGCCTGCCTCATGACCATCGCCCTCAACCACTTCCACAACAGGCCCGTGCCGGTGATCTTCCTTGTGAGCGCCGTCATCGGCGGTGCCTTCGAGTTCTTCACCAGCTGGTTCATGCAGTACGCGTTCGGCGTGACGGCGTGGAACTACAGCGGCACCTTCCTCAACATCGACGGCCGCACCAACTTCTTCTACATGTGCTGCTGGGGCCTGCTCGGCCTCGTGTGGGTGAAGCTGCTGCTGCCCGTCATGCTGTACTTCATCAAGCGCATCCCCTGGGGCTGGCGCTACACCCTCACCACCATCTGCGCCATCTTCATCATCTTCGACGGCGTGGCCACCCTCACCACCCTCGACTGCTGGTACCTCCGGGAGGCCGGCGTGCCGCAGACCAACCCCATCGAGCGGTTCTGTGCCGTGCATTACGACAACGAGTACATGGCCGATCGCTTCCAGACCATGACGATGGAGGTGTCGTCGAGCGCGAGGACGCAGTAG
- a CDS encoding Mbeg1-like protein, whose amino-acid sequence MADILDYLDWYGDVPLEAVPFNEVDNVVLAQLSYCALEGVVPTVAEGGTVTMAEAAERFLEVNGKEQIYGWAGVVSPYTVLLPQKLAAGRRFRDARLGRLHARLDARSGEQLCVFHVGLSDGSTYVTFRGTDDTVVGWREDFEMTYDVVPSQTDAATYLDVTCGDVPAPIMVGGHSKGGNLAVYGAAMCGEAVRGKVSVIWNNDGPGFDPEVLPEESIAPVRDRIRTYVPEFDVVGQLLSVGEPTKVVASDERGVMQHSALSWQVLGPSFVESPGILPEARAVNRAFDSWLDSADREKRRHVFTAFFDSLQDVGVEGLSDLMSGDPEIVAGVTARIAGAEPEVRDYIMDLLGVLASGYMQTRVSQAAQATTETVHQLLGGGAALGGEPVFDETGPLDPAEMRRYQRYIGRKRTLDNARRWLGLDRPAVRAVLGAAAGTAVGVLLFKALRRR is encoded by the coding sequence GTGGCAGACATTCTCGACTATCTCGACTGGTACGGGGACGTGCCCCTGGAGGCCGTGCCCTTCAACGAGGTGGACAACGTCGTGCTGGCGCAGTTGTCCTACTGCGCCCTGGAGGGCGTGGTGCCCACGGTCGCCGAGGGCGGGACCGTGACCATGGCCGAGGCGGCCGAGCGCTTCCTCGAGGTCAACGGCAAGGAACAGATCTACGGCTGGGCCGGCGTAGTCTCGCCCTACACGGTCCTGCTCCCGCAGAAACTGGCGGCCGGCCGGCGGTTCCGCGACGCCCGCCTGGGACGCCTCCACGCCCGGCTCGACGCACGCAGCGGCGAGCAGCTCTGCGTCTTCCACGTGGGGCTGTCGGACGGGTCCACCTACGTGACCTTCCGGGGCACCGACGACACGGTCGTGGGATGGCGCGAGGACTTCGAGATGACCTACGACGTGGTGCCGTCGCAGACCGACGCGGCCACCTACCTCGACGTCACCTGCGGGGACGTGCCGGCCCCCATCATGGTGGGCGGCCACTCCAAGGGAGGCAACCTGGCGGTCTACGGCGCCGCCATGTGCGGCGAGGCCGTGCGCGGGAAGGTCTCGGTCATCTGGAACAACGACGGCCCGGGCTTCGACCCCGAGGTCCTGCCCGAGGAGAGCATCGCCCCGGTGCGTGACCGCATCCGCACCTACGTGCCGGAGTTCGACGTGGTGGGCCAGCTCCTCTCGGTGGGCGAGCCCACCAAGGTGGTGGCCTCGGACGAGCGCGGCGTGATGCAGCACTCCGCGTTGAGCTGGCAGGTGCTGGGGCCGTCGTTCGTGGAGTCGCCGGGCATCCTGCCGGAGGCCAGGGCGGTGAACCGCGCCTTCGACTCGTGGCTCGACTCCGCCGACCGCGAGAAGCGCCGACACGTGTTCACGGCGTTCTTCGACTCGCTGCAGGATGTGGGCGTGGAGGGCCTCTCGGACCTCATGAGCGGCGACCCGGAGATCGTGGCCGGCGTCACGGCCCGGATCGCCGGGGCCGAGCCCGAGGTGCGCGACTACATCATGGACCTGCTCGGCGTCCTGGCCAGCGGCTACATGCAGACACGCGTCTCCCAGGCGGCCCAAGCCACGACGGAGACCGTCCATCAACTGCTGGGCGGGGGCGCCGCACTGGGCGGCGAGCCCGTCTTCGACGAGACCGGGCCGCTGGACCCCGCGGAGATGAGGCGGTACCAGCGCTACATCGGGCGCAAGCGCACCCTCGACAATGCCCGGCGCTGGCTGGGGCTGGACCGCCCCGCGGTGCGGGCGGTCCTGGGGGCGGCGGCGGGAACGGCGGTGGGGGTGCTGCTGTTCAAGGCCCTGCGGAGGCGCTGA